TGGACGTAATTACGTCTCCCTGTTTCCATTTTAGTTTGGCATTGGGATGATCTTCCCCACCCTTATCCACAATGTAGTTATGTAATCCTATTCCCTTTGTGGCATGTGAAGTTAAGGATACAAACCTATTACCCCTATTAATGTCGCACATCACCGCAATAGGGCCCACACCATGGGTGGGATACACATCGGCATTTCTCAAAAGGGAATGCTGGGTACGCCATTTCGCCTCAGAAATACCCTTCTCGCCAAATTCTACACCTTCACCGTAGGGTTCTTTTCCATCGTTAAATTTCACACCTCTTAAATCGTGTTGATAACCACATCTAAAGTGTACCAATTCCCCAAAGACATTTTGCCGGACCATATTTAAAACCGCCAAGATATCCCTGCGATAGTTTACATTTTCCAGAATCATCATATGGGTTCCGGTCCGTTCATGGGTATTCACCAAATCCCAACACTCCTCCATAGTATTTGCCGCGGATACTTCCAAACCGGCATATTTACCCGCCTCCATGGCATCCTTTGCCATACGGGTATGCCACAACCATGGGGTAGCAATAATTACGGCATCCACCTCTTTAAGTTCCAAAAGGTTTCTATAGTCCAAATCGTCCTTTCCAAAAACTTGGGGCTTGGAATCCCCTTTTTCAGAAATCATATCCAAAGCAATTTTTATTCGGGCTTGATCGATATCACAAATTGCGGTCACTGATACATCATCTCGTTGCAATACGTTCCTAAGATGGTTGGTACCCCTAAGGCCTACCCCTATCATCCCAACCCGTAGCTTTTGGGTGGAAAAATTCATTCCCATGGAGAATTGAGGCCAAATGGCTGCTCCAGAGGCCGCTAAAGTGGTGGATTTAATAAAGTGTCTTCTAGATTTTGATTTCATTTGGATGAGGTTTTTTTAATTAGAATCGGCCATGATTTGGGACCTTAGTCCGGCATCGACCTGAATAGGATATGCTTCCTTTGCCCCAACGGACAAAAGAGCTTCTACAATATTATTTTCAGTTCCAGGTTCCGTAAGAACAACAATACTGCCTCCCCCACCGGAACCTACAATTTTTGCCCCATAGGCACCTTGCTGCATTACCGTATCTATCATAGCATCAATTTTAGGAACCGTAATTTTTAGCTTGTCCCTTAATATGGTGTGATGGACAGTCATCAACCTACCAATTTCTTCTAAATTTAAAACGGTTTTTTGAAATTCCACCAAAGCCAATTGGGTAATTTCATGATTTTCAATGGCGGCCGTAAAATAGGGTATTAACTCAGTTGGCAAAAAAGGTTTATATTTTTCGACTTCAGATACAGTTGCCTTAGCAATATCAAAATCCTTAAACCTTTTTGAAATAATACTTATGGCTTCTTCGGCATTGCCCTTCACCCTTCCCAATAGCCCCACGGTTTCTTTGGGAACACCGGAAACCCCGGTAACCATTCCGTCCAATTTCGTAGTTAAAGCATCGCATTTGAAAGGTGCTTTGGTATCTATTTTGACCACACCTCCCACTGCGATACTAAAATGGTCCATCATTCCACCCGGTTCCTTATGTTCAAGTATCTCGGCCTTGTAACCTAACTCCGCCAGAAACTCTGGGGTAACATTACTTTTTACGCCAAAAGCCTCTACCAAAAAAAGATCCAGGCCAAAAGAACTGCCGAAGAACTGGAGTTCCCTGAATTGATCGGAATATTACCTGAAATAGTAACATCGTACCCCTTATAGGGAAGGCATCCTTCTCTTTTTAAGACCCGTAGGGCAGAACCAAAATAATCCCTGGCCTCTAATCTTGCAAAGTCTTCAGAAATATGAATATCCCTAAACGTGTTGATATCGTTCATCTTAATTCTGAACACTTCCTCATCATTGGGAATTGCCGTTAAACGAATGCATCTATCTATGGCACAGGCAATAACCGGTAGACCCAAGTAATCCTGATGATCTCCAAACAAACAAGTTCTGCCCGGAGCAATTATTTTTATTTCCTTATTTACCAATAATCAAATCTTTAGAACCTAAATACTATATTGAAAAACTCTTCACACTAACCTATAGGCGTTTCCTTTCACATTTCAATGATACAAAAATTGTGTTCGAACACGAATATATTATCCTAGGAATAAATGGGTTGTTTTAAAAATAGAATACCTAAAAATAATTCTTACTAGTTTTAAATCAGTTAGTTGTGGTTTGTCCTTAAATACCTGTTGTTAAAAACCTGTTGATTAAAACTAGGTCTGTGATATTAATATTTAATTATATTTGATAACCGACCGTCTATACCGATGATTAAGAACATTAAAACCATGTTCAGTAACATGAACGACACCACTCGCGAAGCAGCGCTGGCTTGTCTTTGCAATGAGTTTAAGCTGGACGACAAAAGGTTTATCAAAAAAAATTGGATGATAGGTGGTAGAATTCCCGAAGAATATCAGGAAAGAACTGTGGTAATATTTCAAAATCTACTTAGGGAACAAGCCAATAAATTGAGAGAGATTCAAGTGAATCTTTAATTACGTTTTCCTCAACAATCAAGAACCCTTCTAAAACCTATCCGTTAATTTTTAAAAAAGTAAACAGTTACTAAATTAACTTGAACCACCAACTCAAAAATTGTCCTGAGCAGTTGTACTCGGACAAGAGCATTAAGTAGAAAAATACAACACACAAATAAAAGTACAGAATATCAGACCCGATCTTAACCACCTTTAGAAACTTTCCCGAAAAAAAGGTACCTATAAAAGTTATTAACAATCATTATTAATAACTTTATGTGTGCATTTCATCGAAAAAATTGCTCTTTTAATCGTTAAAATAAATTCAAAATCTATTTTTGGCCGACCCAATTAACCAAAGATTCATTTTTAGTGTTCATTTAAATGAAAATAAGCCTTTTCAAGTTCCCTAGTCTAGCTTTACTTGCTTTTTTTCTTCTTGTAATTTCAACTTCTTGCAACAAGGAAACCGATCTGGTCTCTGAATTTGTCATTAATGACAATACTACCAATGTTATAGAACAAGATAACAGCGGTCGACTAGCTGATATTGAGGAGTCTCAAATTCCAAATTAATTCCAAAACCCCATGTATAGGTCTACCAATAATCATTTGACGACCTTCATTTTCCATTCTTTGTAATACCTTAGTGGGAAACATTTATTTATGTCCTCCCCTTTTAAAAGAAATATATCCCTCATCGGTGATATCAATTTTACTGGAATAGAGCTTACGGACTCAAAGAATTTTGCTGCAGGACTTCCTGCCATTAAAGTGGCACTACAACATACATTCAAGGAAATGGGTGCCTTGGAGGCCTTATCTACCTTGTCGCACATGAACCAAAAGAATGGGTTCGACTGTGCGGGATGTGCTTGGCCCGATCCAGAAAAACCGTCCAAACTTGGGGAATATTGTGAAAACGGCGCCAAAGCGTTAGCGGAGGAAGCCACATACAAAAAAGTAGATGCCGATTTTTTCAAAAAATATAGCGTAGAAGAAATTTCTACGTGGTCCGATTTTAAGATAGGTAAGAGCGGAAGATTGACACGTCCGATGCTATTAAAGGAAGGTTCATTGCATTATGAGCCCATTGAGTGGAACGAAGCGTTTTCCCTGATTGCCGAACAGCTTAAAACAATGGAATCTCCAGACGAAGCCATTTTTTATACTTCCGGCAGATCGAGCAACGAGGCAGCCTTCCTGTACGGACTATTCGTTAGAGCTTATGGCACCAATAACATGCCAGACTGCTCAAACATGTGCCATGAAAGTAGCGGTGTCGCCCTATCAGAAACCTTGGGTATAGGAAAAGGGTCTGTAAAACTGGAGGATTTTGACGAGGCGGAGGTAATTATGGTCATCGGTCAAAACCCAGGCACCAACCATCCAAGGATGTTGTCCGCATTGGAAAAGTGTAAAAATAACGGCGGAAAAATAATAAGTATCAACCCCTTGGAGGAAGCGGGGTTGATTCGGTTTAAAGACCCTCAATCCTTTTCTGGCATCACAAAAGGCACCTCCTTGACAGATATACATCTTCAGGTAAAAATAAATGAAGATGTGGCTTTGCTCAAACTGATTATGAAAAGGTTGATACAATTGGAAAAAACCGGTAAAAAGGTGTTGGACCATCAATTTATCAGCACTTATACTGATGGGTTCGAGGATTTCCAGAAAGACTTGGAACGGTATACGGAAAATGAACTTTTGGAACGTTGCGGCGTACGCCAGGAGGCCATAGACAAAACTGTTGCCCTACTATCGGAAAAAAATAAAATTATTATTTGTTGGGCCATGGGCCTCACCCAGCACAAAAATGGAGTGGACAATATTAAGGAATGTGTTAATTTATTACTGCTTAAGGGTAGTCTGGGGAAACCGGGTGCTGGTACTTGTCCGGTAAGAGGTCACAGCAATGTTCAAGGTGATCGCACTGTAGGTATAATGCACCATGTGTCCGAAGAACTGAACGAGACCATTAAAAGTGTCTTTGACTTTACTCCTCCCAACAAAGAAGGTATGGATACGGTAAAGGCGCTAGAGGCCATGCATGAAGGAAGGGCAAAAGTATTTATGGGGCTCGGAGGCAATTTTGTTTCCGCCGTATCGGACACTAGGTATGCGGCAGAAGCCCTTCAAAATTGTTCCTTGACCGTGCAAATCAGTACCAAATTGAATCGAAGTCATTTAATCACGGGAAAAACAGCCTTGATTCTCCCAACTTTGGGTAGGTCAGAGAAGGATGAAAGTCATGGCAAAGACCGATTCCTGACCGTTGAAAATAGTATGGGCAAGGTACACCGTACCAAAGGAGTCCTTAAACCAAAATCGGAACATCTAAAAAGCGAACCAGAAATAATAGGAGGTATCGCCAACGCCTATTTTAAAAATGACCATCCTGTTTCCTGGAAAGAACTGGGTAATGATTATGACCTCATCAGACAAAAAATGTCCGAAACCCTAAAAGGTTTTGAATCGGTACAGAAAGCCTCCAAAGGAACCGGTTACTACTTGCCCAACAATGTTAGAAACCTGGATTTCAGCAAACTGGAAAACGGCAAAGCTCAATTCAGCACTTGTAAATTGGCCGAACATAGCGTAAAACAAGATGAATTTATTTTGATGACCATTCGCTCCCATGATCAGTTCAATACAACTATATACGGACTCAACGACCGTTACAGGGGCATCAAAAACGAAAGGCGCGTACTTTTTATGAACCAAAGGGATATGGATACATTCAATTACAAGACCTTAGATGTCGTAGACCTTGTAAGCAATTATGATAATATTGAACGGCGGGCCAAACGGTTTTTGATTATCCCCTATAACATTCCGCAGGGCAATCTGGCGGCCTACTTTCCAGAAGCCAATATGATCGTTCCCCATAATCACTATGCCGAAAAAAGTAATACACCCATTAGCAAATCCATTATTGTTCATTTGGAAAGAGGTGCATAACCTAATTTCCTTCCCATGGTCCTACTCCCTTTCGTTTAATTGAACTAACTTTATGGAGACTTGCTTCATTCCATATTTTGTATTGCATCGTAGACATAGAAACCACCGGAAACGGAATAAAGGGAAATCGCATCACCGAAATATCCATCTTTAAGTATGATGGACATGAGGTAGTAGATGAATTCACCTCCCTGGTAAACCCTGAATGTGAAATACCTTATTTCATTACCGCCCTAACAGGCATAGATAGCGATATGGTGAGGAATGCTCCGAAGCTCGAGGAGATAGCCTCCAAAATATTGGAAATTACCCGAGACACCATTTTTGTG
This window of the Maribacter cobaltidurans genome carries:
- a CDS encoding Gfo/Idh/MocA family protein, whose product is MKSKSRRHFIKSTTLAASGAAIWPQFSMGMNFSTQKLRVGMIGVGLRGTNHLRNVLQRDDVSVTAICDIDQARIKIALDMISEKGDSKPQVFGKDDLDYRNLLELKEVDAVIIATPWLWHTRMAKDAMEAGKYAGLEVSAANTMEECWDLVNTHERTGTHMMILENVNYRRDILAVLNMVRQNVFGELVHFRCGYQHDLRGVKFNDGKEPYGEGVEFGEKGISEAKWRTQHSLLRNADVYPTHGVGPIAVMCDINRGNRFVSLTSHATKGIGLHNYIVDKGGEDHPNAKLKWKQGDVITSTIDTSNGETIIVTHDCNLPRPYSLGFRVQGANGLWEVDGNRIYIEGHSEPHRWDSADEWLKKYDHPLWQKYGEYATGAGHGGMDFFVINSFVESAKENIAPPMNAYDAAAWSAITPLSEQSIANNGEPQDFPDFTRGNWVKRKPYNWIKDTF
- a CDS encoding FdhF/YdeP family oxidoreductase, with translation MSSPFKRNISLIGDINFTGIELTDSKNFAAGLPAIKVALQHTFKEMGALEALSTLSHMNQKNGFDCAGCAWPDPEKPSKLGEYCENGAKALAEEATYKKVDADFFKKYSVEEISTWSDFKIGKSGRLTRPMLLKEGSLHYEPIEWNEAFSLIAEQLKTMESPDEAIFYTSGRSSNEAAFLYGLFVRAYGTNNMPDCSNMCHESSGVALSETLGIGKGSVKLEDFDEAEVIMVIGQNPGTNHPRMLSALEKCKNNGGKIISINPLEEAGLIRFKDPQSFSGITKGTSLTDIHLQVKINEDVALLKLIMKRLIQLEKTGKKVLDHQFISTYTDGFEDFQKDLERYTENELLERCGVRQEAIDKTVALLSEKNKIIICWAMGLTQHKNGVDNIKECVNLLLLKGSLGKPGAGTCPVRGHSNVQGDRTVGIMHHVSEELNETIKSVFDFTPPNKEGMDTVKALEAMHEGRAKVFMGLGGNFVSAVSDTRYAAEALQNCSLTVQISTKLNRSHLITGKTALILPTLGRSEKDESHGKDRFLTVENSMGKVHRTKGVLKPKSEHLKSEPEIIGGIANAYFKNDHPVSWKELGNDYDLIRQKMSETLKGFESVQKASKGTGYYLPNNVRNLDFSKLENGKAQFSTCKLAEHSVKQDEFILMTIRSHDQFNTTIYGLNDRYRGIKNERRVLFMNQRDMDTFNYKTLDVVDLVSNYDNIERRAKRFLIIPYNIPQGNLAAYFPEANMIVPHNHYAEKSNTPISKSIIVHLERGA
- a CDS encoding galactokinase family protein, with the translated sequence MVNKEIKIIAPGRTCLFGDHQDYLGLPVIACAIDRCIRLTAIPNDEEVFRIKMNDINTFRDIHISEDFARLEARDYFGSALRVLKREGCLPYKGYDVTISGNIPINSGNSSSSAVLLAWIFFW